GGAGcttgtagggtttttttatatactaCAAGGCAGCAAGAAAAATATCTAAGTAGATTTTTGACCCTCCTCACAGGGAGACTAGATGGCATCATATCTTTCATCTGCTGTTAGTGGTTTTCTCCAGAATGGTACAAGGGAAGGCTTTAAAGATAAAGACCGTATTTACCTTCGAACTAAGCAAAATATTCAGAACACTGCTACAGCTTTCAAAAGCCATTATGTATTGTGATTTATTCAGGATGCTTACACGCTCAGCTGGCGTTTCTATTTAAGAGAATAGGGTAGTATATAAATAGAAACTGTGTAAACTTCTAACCAAAAAGATAGGCCAGTAACTGACAAATAAATCATCATTTTCCCATTAAAGGGTCATTCTActttaaaagtcacatttttgtAATgagttaaaagaaatacaaaataatcatgtgatttttttttttcatcctgagACACCTTTCAACacctaaaagagaaaaaaaaaaaaattgccatttattttgcatttgctaGCCTGCTACTGCTCTTCAAAACTGTTCCACTTACACAAGTGTTTTATTTCTGGACAGATTTTCCTACAGGAAAATTTCTCCATATTGGCAGAGGAACACCACAGTGTTTTGAAAACAACTCAGGTTTCAAATTTCAGTGTTCCTTTCACGTCTTGTTTGTAATTTAGAAATAGCCAACAAAATGCTAGATGTCATTTTTATGGCAGGCTTTGAGATGTGCATCAAACTTCCCAAATCTCAAGAAAATAGGATGGCTCACATTCATTCTTCCTTGCCCTAACAGTGAATGACAACACAGATAATGAATGTTAGTTTATAtgcctttaacaaaaaaaacacaccaaaaacctaaacaaaacagaaactagCTTCTGAGTTACAGAAAAGTGAAATCTGAAAGCAAATCCACATTACTCAGACAAAATTCCTCTAGGGATTTGCACTGGGGGGACTGCCCAGTGGAGGAACTGAGAATTAACAAGAACAGGTGGAAACacatttctgttattaaaaacTTCTGAATCATTTATACGTAAAAACGCAAGGGGGTTTTTTCCCAGCTGTGTGATTTATATTTGGCCAAATTAAAGTTTGCTGACATCTACTGAGAGCAGGGTGTATAAAAGCCAGACATTTTACAGATCTCAGGATTTGACAAAGACATTTGACACAAATCCAGGTAAAATGTATTACTTTGGTACCTACCTCGTTCACCCTTTTGAAACTGCTATATAGAGTGGGGTAGAACTGCACCGGATAAAACAGGAGCAGCCGTTTCTGAAGTCTTTTACTACTGACTCTTAATAGCCCAACTTTTCCTCCTGAGAGAGTTGCACTTTTTCAACACATATTGTTACTCTTTTCTACCTTTATTGCATTTACATCTCACAGCAGCAATCTAATAGAGTCATGCCTATGTCTTGCCTGAAACTTCTCTGAAAGACTATGGCTTCTAGAACACAGAGAtctaaaataaagaatatttacaTTAGTAGTGAATGTGCGTGCAAGCAACTCTTCTCGCTGTCGCTCCTGCTGCTCCCGGATGTAACGGCGATGTTGAAAGTTCCTCAGAGCTGTCTGCAGATGCTGAACATCGTATTTCAGCTGGTCAACTCGGCTAGAAAGGATCAACAACAGGAAGACATTCCCAGGGATAAAAATACCAttcttttctggtgttttttatATGAACAACGGAGCATTATAAATTAACAgtgacaaataataaaaaatggtgGGTTCTACTTATCTAGAAGATAAAGGATATTAAAATAGGTCTATATTCCAGACTTAGCTCTTCCATGCCTCACTTTTCTACTAAACAGGCAGTAATTTAACTGGAGGCTAATGACAGAATGTGAAGCAGAATTCTTGAGCGGTCTTGGACATCCTATCCCATGACTAGTCTCTTCAGGAGTTACATATATACTCCTCATTTAACACAGATTTGGAAAGATGGTAGAATTTGAACAGTTTATATTTTATGACCCTCATGCACACAAAAGATTAACTTTCAAGTTTAATTAATTAGCACCATGTTCTTAAGTTTGAGTTTttattaaaaggaatttaaaagttTGTGGGCAATAGAGGAAACATCTCCATTAGGCTAAAACAAGTAACACCCAGAACTCCATTGCCTGCCTCTGATTAAATATGTGATGACTATAAAGAAAGCCTAGATGACTATTTCAGATATTGACCTCTAATACAGGTGACAGGAAATCTACCCCTAGTACCTACAAAGACATTTTGGGACTAAACATTAATAGTAGAGTCACAGAATAAATTAGAACTGAAGTCCTGAGGTCTTTGGTCCAACCGCCTACTCAAACCAGTGCTAACTTTAGAAACCTTCTTATTTTAGTCACCAACAGCTAGGAAAATGGAAATTACACcaactgaattaattttactCCTTACCTCCACAAATGCCATTAAAAGCAAATACTGTATagaatagaaatttttttaagCCTCGAAGTGCCATGTTCTGCTCATCTCAGAACACAGCCATGAGTCCAGCTCCATCACCAGTCTGTGGTTAAatgcagaaaagtgattttgCCTCTGTGCCTCAATTTTGCTACTGTAGAGCACAGAGATAAGTTATGCAAAGTATAATGGTTTCACTCAAATCAAAAGGCAAAGGGCTTCAATAAATGTAATGGAAATAATTACAAAGACCTCACTGCACTATCATAGCAAAAAAGGTGAACTTACAGTTTAGCATTCTGTCGTTTATTGGGAGGTTCTTTGCTGGACAGGATTTCCAGACGTTCCAAGTTGCTGAATATATTGTCTATTCTTGCCTGAATCTCATTTTCTACTactgcaaggaaataaaaatgtgatgtAATTTGAATTAAAGAACTGCAATCTGAGTGAAGCATTCAAAGCAGTGTTTAAAACCTGGCAGATGCAAGTCCTtactggatgaaaaaaaaaaaaatcagataactGAGAACTATACATATCATGAAAAGCCACTTCTTTAACTCAATAATTTGAGACTCTTGCCTTTCCCTCCTCGTCCTCTGAGAAGGGGGCTAGGAAAGCCCCTCCAATGTCAAGATATCTGAGCCTCCTTCCCTATCAGCTCCATGTATTAGGATTTACAGCTCCCACATTCCCCCTTGCAGCCCCCTCCTGTTCCCTTGGCAGGATTTGCTCACACAAGCCAATAGCCAAGACGTTTCTCACAACAATGGCAATTTAAACCTCTGAAAACTGTTAACACAGAGTTAATATACATCATCCATACCTACAGCAGGGGAGACTGACAGAGGATGGGAAGGATTCAGAGTTGACAGGAACTGGCAGACTGGAGAAGCAGCTCAGAAAGACATGGGCAAAACAGGGCTGAAGCCCTTTCAGGTGGGAAAACAAGGCCCCAAAATAATTGCCTCTTATCATCTACATTGCAATTGCTTCTGATAATGTGCACAGAAATAGCTGGGGGGCAATAGCACACAATGCAAACTCATATACTTGTACTTTAATGAGGTGGGAAACTGATACAACTTGGGAAAGAGTCATATGTTTTCAGTTACTGTAGTGGTAAATGTACTTTGTACGTGGACCAGCAAAACACGATACAAGCCACAACCCCCTTCCTCATCTGACACCCACACTTTCTAACCATGTCACAATCCAGCCTTTCACAACTTAAAGAATTGCACAGAAGGACAAAAGACAGGAGCATCACTAATCATCTGACATTCTTGTGTTTAAAGAAGGTGAGCTGCAGGCTGAAGGTACGGCCCCCCAGAGCACATCCACAGACGGGTTATCAGAGCACAGAAGCACCGTCACGTCTGTGCAGCCGTGAGGACAGTCCTGAAGTCTCAGACTGCCACGGTCAGAGCCGGTATAAACAGTCACCAAATCCTACAGACAccatttgttcttattttgcaTTTAGACCAAAGTCTAAACTAATCACTCCACAGCCTCTCAGGACTTTCCAGCAAACTGCATTCAGCAGAACCCAGAAAAGCAAAAACAGCTCGTCCAACCCCTTTCCTTTGCCCTTCGATCTCCCAGACTCCAAGAGTAACTAACTCACATATATAGACACAAATCAAGTTGTCCTAATTCATCTCTCCATCATTTAGTACAGCTAAGCTTAACAGAAAAGCAACCAGGAGAGCAGACAGACAATTACATCAGCTTTTGCCAGGCCAGGCAATGGTATTACTATCGTGGTCATTCTGCGCTTTTCTGAGCAAGAAGTGATTATTTGCCCAAAGCTGGAAAGGAAAGCTACAACAGAAAGTTTGATTTCCTGCCTCCTATTCCTGCTCTTCAGCCAAAAGATAATCCTTTTTCCCATAAATTCTGAAATACACACTAATATCTAGAGCATGTATCTGTATCTTTATATAGAGAGAGAAACAGCATGTTCATTTACTGACTACGTACGATGGTACATAATCCCATCTCTTGAAACGGTCTCAAGTAGCAGAAGCAAGATGGCAAATTATGTTAATTTTCCAGAGGTTCCAAAATCACATCCAGCAAACAGCAGTCCAGGAAGTCTGGCATTGTACTAGGAGTAGtacaaccaccaaaaaaaacagAACCAGTAGACAAGCTGTTATTTTTTGACAGGAAAGTTATCACAGCCCTTTCTACAGTGAAGTCATGCTTCACAAATATATTTAGAGTAACAGAATTCAGTCAACGTGTCCATAAATGTATccagtcacagaatcccagaatcatccaggttggaaaagcccttgaagctcctccagccccaccatgaacctcaccctgaccgttcccaaccccaccagatccctcagcgctgggtcaacccgactcttcaacccctccagggatggggactccccccctgccctgggcagcccattccaacgcccaacaaccccttctgcaaagaaatccttcctaagagccagtctgaccctgccctggcgcagcttgaggccattccctcttgtcctgccgctggttccttggctcaagagactcctcccccctctctgcaccctcctttcagggagttgcagagggccatgaggtctcccctcagcctcctcttctccagactaaacccccccagttccctcagccactccccatcagacctgtgctccagaccctgcaccagctccgttgcccttctctggacacgctcgagtcattcaatggcctttttggggtgaggggcccaaaactgaacccactcatcgaggagcggcctcaccagtgccgagtacaggggcaagatcccttccctgtcaaTGCAGTGTCCTTGCACTTCAGAAATTCCTGATGAGGCCCATTAGCAATTACTCATACAGGAATTAAAGCTTCAAACACAGGTCCAAGTTACATTTGCCAATTCTGCACTGGGGTAAAAAGTCCTGCCACAACCTATCATAGCATTTTATTACAGTCATTTATTAGCACAGGGTTATAGTCCAAACTTACTGAAGCAATTTCAGACCTAGTTGTTCTACGTATTTCTCGTAAGCAGATGGAATTACAGGTTCTGACCCTGATGCAAACAGGAACTATCAGAATCATCCTGCTTAAATTCCTGCACACCAAATCACAGCATTTTCCCCAGAAACTGGACTAACCATCTTTTGGGGAAGACTGCCAATTAGTGGATACTTAAGGAATAGCAAAGTAACAGGACAGATACACAACCACATTTCTCAGCTTTCTGAGCTTCTAACAAACTAGCCCGGTGATGAATTTGCAGTTCTGTCCACATCAATGTGTTCACTATAACTCCATGAATGCATCAGTGTGGGCTTTTTTAACCTGTTTATGTTGAAAGCCTCCACAGCATACCCTGACAATGAGTACCAAAATCTAACAGCACCAAAAAATATACGGCATTCCCATACCAAGACACCGTAGAAGCATCCACAGTAAGCACTGTCAATTAAAGAATTACAATAGGAAGATGATTTGAAGTAAATTCTTGTTCTGTCTTTTCCACTCTGTCCTTCATATAAAACAGCACCTTACTGAAAtcaaatagtaaaataattttaatgcattCCAAATTGGTGATGTCTCACCAGTTGATACACAATGATTGAAGAGCCAAATTTGTTCCAATAATCATTGTAGATACAATGATAAAGCATACAACGTTAAAGATGCAGGCTAAATCAAATCAGTACTGGAGTGGGACTTTTCTCACTAATTAATTACTTACAGTGTACTGACTCTTTGTCTGAAGTCTCCAGCCGCCCCATGTAAGACTGGACCTCATGGACTTGCCTATCAAAAGACAAAGAGTAAATTAACGGGAGAAGTCAGTTAACAGTTATAAAATCAAATCATTTTTCAATACCTCAATTTTTGGCTTCTTTTACTTAGAAgtactttttaaaacagaataggAATCAGATACATGGTATTCAGTGCCGACAGCTCATCACTGAATGGAGAAAACCAGCCCAGTTCTTCACTTCACTTAATATGCATCTACAAAAtaactttcagtttaaaaccaaaaatcaaggTGGAAGGGCTTTCTTTGAGGAAAAGATTTCCCATCCAGTTCTAGCTCTCTTTTTGTAAGTATAACCTGCGCTGGGGCTCTCCCCGTGCCACACACCTGGCATGCGGGAAGCCATTAAGATCCACCTACTCCAAGACAATCATGGAGAGAAGAGTTCCAATTCACACTAGGAACTCCCAGCAGGCGAGTGCAGCAGAGGGAAGATCCACCTGGGAGAAGAGTGGGTACAAGAGGGACCTTCATAACAGATCTACAGTGAAACGCTACCTGCGTACACCGGGAAAGTCAAGAGTGCTGATGAGACACCACGCCTTTATGTCACTCCATAAACGGGTAGTGCACCTCTTCAGCTCTAAACGCAGGTTTTGTCCCTCCcttctcaaaaagaaaacagaagcactGGCAAAGGCTCAGAGAAGGacaataaaaattatgaaaagtaCAGAACAGCTTCCACACAAGAAACAGTTGTTCAGTCTGGACTAGAGATGACACTGTGGAGATATCCTAGAGCAGATATGGCACAGGAAAAGGTGAATAAGGAATGATTTTCACTGTCTCCTACAACATAGGAATTACAGAGGCATCAAATGAAATCAAAAGTTTAAAACTGATGAGAAAGAAAGGACTACTGTTCTGAACAAGCagtggcaaaggaaaacaaaactaaaacaccAAACGCTGATGGTTGTTAAATTCCTGTTTCAAAAAGCCCCCAAGCCTCACATTTCTGGGAGACTGGGACAATATTCAACAGAAGTATGGCGTAAGTTTGCCCATTTCTTACTCTCTTTCCTGGAGATGTGCAGTTAGGCAATGCTGAACATACCCTGGGACAGGCGGACCTTTGGCCATACTTGGTGCAAACAATCTCACGGCAGCTGGGATTCAGGCTTCAAGAAACACACTTAAAAAGTTACAAGAATATCatgatctctttttaaaaaaattttagatCATCATTTTGGTCACATCAGTGACTCTTGTTCTGGGGTATGTACTGTTTGATAACTACAGCACAAATGTTTATGAAGCCAGACCTCTGAAACCAACTTACCTtacaaagtaataaaatatttattcttcagtTCTGAGATTTTTTAATAACTATTAGGGCT
This window of the Strix uralensis isolate ZFMK-TIS-50842 chromosome 22, bStrUra1, whole genome shotgun sequence genome carries:
- the GOSR2 gene encoding Golgi SNAP receptor complex member 2 isoform X3: MEGLYHQTNKQVHEVQSYMGRLETSDKESVHLVENEIQARIDNIFSNLERLEILSSKEPPNKRQNAKLRVDQLKYDVQHLQTALRNFQHRRYIREQQERQREELLARTFTTNGTHKKILDVANMLGLSNTVMRLIEKRAFQDKYFMIGGMILTCVIMFLVVQYLT